The DNA segment TATCAAGAAATCTTCCTCCACTTTAACAATCTGTAAGTGAAACATAACAACCGTCAACACTGTTATCACTAACAAGCCCCAATTAAAAAATATAAAAAGGATGGATAAATAGATTAAATCAAAACCCAAAAAGGCAGGATTGCGGCTATATGCATATATTCCAGACGTGACAAGTTCTGTTTTTTTATCATCAGGGACACCAGTTCTCCAACTATCACGCATCGTAAGTACGGATACCGCAAACACCACAACTCCTAATATTCCCAATATACAGCCAAATACCCTTATCCATGTCAAATCAATATATGTGTCCATAAAAATACTAATCAACTCAACAATGGGCGCTACAAATGTTACAATTTTCAATGAATCTTCTATGGCCTTTACAAAGCCTTTCTTTCCCTTGCCCAATAAATTTGTTTGTATTCCCTGCTTTCGCTGACTAATAAGTTTTATGTAATAAATACCGTAAAACGCAGCCAGTATCAATATTGCAATAATTTTATATGCCATACTGCAACCTCCAAATTTATTTTTATCACTGGATTGATTATACCTCATTCATCAAGACAAGCATAGCAGAACTTTGTAAACACTTGATGAATGGCAGCAGGAAATTGGGGCCTTCCCCAACAAGCAAAATTCCCGGCCCAACAGTGGTGGCCGGGGCAGAGATTTATAGAAAGTGCGGTTACTCCGTCAGCTTCTTTTCTCCACACAGTAGTTGTCTGTGTATGAAAACACCCAGGTCAGAAAAGGCCATCATACAGCAGAACCGACAAAGGATATAGGTTTTCCATTTGCACAGTTAGCCATGACGTACTATAATTCAAAATGTATTCTATTTGGATTTCAAATCCTGCTGATTGGAGCGGTTCAATATGAGAAAAAACTATATAATAAAAGATGCCAGGAAAACTTTGGCACAACAGATAAACAACTTAGATACAACGGAAAGGACAGCTATGGAAAATACTCCTCTTTCATCAACGGGGTTATCCGCAGTCATTCCGAAAGATAATGACGGCTACTGTACCGTCTATAAAATGGATTGTGCGGATGGCCTCGGACTTATGACAGTCTATCAGGTCTATCCCGGCATTCAGCTCATCTATAACGATTTTGAAGCGACAAGCTGTTATTGGGATGGGAACATTGATAAAAACATATTGGAGATCAATCATTGTCGGGAAGGCCGGGAAGGTTGTCGCTTAGCAAGTGGCTCTTGTCTTTATCTTGGAGAAGGCGATTTTTCAATCCATACCATGGATAATTGTGCAGCGGAAATGTCATTCCCATTGAAACATTATCGGGGGATTTCCGTTGTTATCAATTTGTCTGTGGTAGTGAAAAATCCGCCGGAAATTCTCTCCGATAGCGGTATAGATATTTTACAATTTAAAGATAAGTTTTGTTCTGATGGAAACTGTTTTATCATGCGGACAAAAGATGAGATTGAACACATATTTTCAGAACTTTACTCTGTACCGGATTGCTTACAGAAACCTTATTTTCGATTAAAAGTACAGGAACTGCTTTTGTTTTTGTGTATGGTCGATGTTTCCAAAGAGAAAAGGAGAGAGATATACACTTCTCCGCAA comes from the Eubacteriaceae bacterium Marseille-Q4139 genome and includes:
- a CDS encoding helix-turn-helix transcriptional regulator is translated as MRKNYIIKDARKTLAQQINNLDTTERTAMENTPLSSTGLSAVIPKDNDGYCTVYKMDCADGLGLMTVYQVYPGIQLIYNDFEATSCYWDGNIDKNILEINHCREGREGCRLASGSCLYLGEGDFSIHTMDNCAAEMSFPLKHYRGISVVINLSVVVKNPPEILSDSGIDILQFKDKFCSDGNCFIMRTKDEIEHIFSELYSVPDCLQKPYFRLKVQELLLFLCMVDVSKEKRREIYTSPQVEIIKTIHKRLTTNLQERPTIEDLSKEYLINTTTLKDTFKGIYGQPIGTYMKEYRIKQAAILLRQTQATIAEIANQVGYENQSKFATAFRDILKISPAEYRKINSDNQHL
- a CDS encoding isoprenylcysteine carboxylmethyltransferase family protein, whose amino-acid sequence is MAYKIIAILILAAFYGIYYIKLISQRKQGIQTNLLGKGKKGFVKAIEDSLKIVTFVAPIVELISIFMDTYIDLTWIRVFGCILGILGVVVFAVSVLTMRDSWRTGVPDDKKTELVTSGIYAYSRNPAFLGFDLIYLSILFIFFNWGLLVITVLTVVMFHLQIVKVEEDFLIKTFGDEYLEYRKKVCRYIGRKR